The Ignavibacteriota bacterium region TGGCAGAACTTTATCTAAACACTGGTGAATTTTCAAAAGCCCGAAAATATTTTAGAAAAACTGTGGAATTAGATACTAGTTGGAGTGCTTACTGGTATCTTGGAGGAAAAATTGAAATATCTGCAGGTAATTTTAATAAGGCGAAAACTTACCTTGATAAATATTTGAAAGATTCAACAAATTATCCGGAATATTACTATGCCTATGTATTATTGAAAAACGGAAAAACCGAAACTGCGAATAATATTCTTCAGAAAGAGCTGAAATCCTACTTAGAATATTTTCAAAATGAAAAGCAAATTAATAACACTTATTACATTTCTTTGGCAGAAATTTATGCAATTCTTAATGATAAAGAAAAAGCATTTGAATGGTGGCAGAAAGGAATTACTAATGATTATTTAGATATTAAAAGAATAACTCAATTCCCATATTTTGATAATTTAAAATCAGATGCAAGATATTTTAAAATGCTTAAGCTAATGAACTCAAAAATAAATGATTTAAAAAGAAAAATAGAAATTCACTCGCCAAACTCTATAGTATGTTGATGATTGTTATATATAAATAATATGATTTTAATTTTTCAAAACATATTTTAAATATAGTTGTGAATCTGATCACCGTATAAAATTATTGTTATAAAGCTGATAAACACTTTTAATTATTTTGCGAATATTAATATTGGTTAATAGAATTTTTTTTTAGAAAACCTAGATAATTAAAGTTAGCAATCCCCCGTTAAATTAAAAGAAATTGCTATCGATTTTTTTGAATTAAATCTTGAGGGTTAAATATGGAACAAAAATGTGCAATGCTGCCGACCTGTGGATTTTTTAAAAAATATCAGGCAACCAGAAATATGGCATGCAAAGGATTCATCAATAAGTATTGTGAAGGAAATTTAATGAATCAGTGTAAGAGAAAAGAATTCCGCTCAACACACGGAGTTGCTCCTTCTGATAACATGCTCCCGACCGGATTGATAATGGCTGAATGTCCAAACTGATTTGCAACAGCAATTGTCATTTTTTTATTTGAATAAATTAGTGACAATTGCGTTTATATTATGAATTACTGAATGTTCATAATACCTATTGATAAAAATATTTATATAATAGATTAAAAGTGGGTTTTTGTTTGAATGTTTTTTAGTTAGAGTAATTTTGATTTATTTTATAAAAATCATTTTTTTAGATACTGAGTTTTTTTTATTTCTTAAAACATATATATAAATTCCCGAAACTAATTTTCCCGCGTCGAATTTTAATTCATATCCTCCGGTATTTTTATATGTATCAAATAAAACTGCGACTTCCTCGCCAATTATATTAAACATACTAAGTTTATAATTTCCGTTTTCTTTAATAAAATATTTAATGTTTGTTGTGTTATTGAATGGATTTGGAAAATTTTGATCAATGGTAAAATCGCTGTTTAACGTATTAACTGAATCCAAATTGAAATTTGACTTGTCAATCGTAAATCGAAATTCATCCGAATCGCTGAACGGTCTATTAAAATAAACTTCATAAATATCACCTGATTTCGGCAAATTATCTAAGCTATTTTCAAAGGAAATATCACAAACAGTGCCTGACCAATAAGTTTTATTTGCGACTGTTTTTGCATAACCAATTAATAATTTGTCTTTTTCAATTTCAAAAGAACCATTCATATCTATATCGTAAGTAATTATATCTAATTTTTCATTCGGATATTCTTTTGAATAAACAGTAAAATCGTACTCCCTGTTAAATAATAACTGCGCAATTCCGATATTATTACCTTCAATATCATGTATACCTTTACTTGATGAAGTAATTCCAGTATATTTATCGCCGAATCTTATTTCAAAATTCCAAGGGAAAAAATGTGATTCAGAAATCGATGGCGTTAAATTTATGTTTGCATTACCAATCTTCCAACCTGATTTAACTGAATCAAATTTGGCAAATTCAATAAGATTTTTTAAAACGATTTGAAACCCGTTTATTTGTTCCGTTACGAACGGCTTTATATTGTTTAGATAATGATAATTCAAATATGGATTGAACTCAATATTTTGCGACGGATATTTTGATTTGTCTTCTGAATAAATAATCGAATCATTCTCATTAAATAACCGTAATCCTGAATTTACAAAGTAAATATCTCTTTCGCTTCGGTAAACATTATTCATAACCGAGTTAATATTAATAGTATCAACTATAAATTTCAACTTATAACTTTTATTCTGCAATTTATCAGGATCAACAATGTTAACTGAAATATTGCCTGTGCCGAAAAGTTTTGTTTCCAAATTGCCGATTGCGTAATTATAAGAATTTGGAAAGCTATCAGAGGGTTTGCCCAATGCAACATTTAATGATTTATCAGCTACGTTATTCTTATCCATAATTAAATAATATGGTGATTCCATTGGAGGAAAACCGTCAGCCATATTGGGAATTCCTTTGTCGTAAGCAATTAAAACATAATAATAAGTCTCTCCATTAATTACATCTTCATCTTCAAAGTTATTTCTAATTCCCGAATTGTTTCCCAAGTAATATCCGAATCCATCAACTATTCCGTAATTTGTGTATCCTGAAATACTGTCATTCAAATCACATTCAAAAATTGGTTTCCGCAACAACGGGATACTAAAATTGCCATTTATTAATACTGCATCAGACATATCGGGATTTTTTGATTTGTAAAGTTTGTAACCTTGAAAATCATTTGTTGAATCTGTAAATGTTTCAACGGTTTCATTTTCAGCCGAGGAATCCCAGTAAAGTGTAACTTTGTTATTTCCGCTAACTGCAGTTAATGAAGGAATTTTGGGTCTATCAGGAAATTTAACACCAACTTGAATTTTTACGGGAAAATGATCTGAGATAAATTGGTCATCATATTTTTCGGTTATAACTTCATGCGTGTAAACTTCCCAAAAAGGATTTGTAAAAATAAAGTCTATTTTTTCGGTAGGATTATTATTTGTAAAATTATTGAATGTTCCACCCGGACCGATGTTGGGTGTTTTTGAAATATATTTTGAATCAAAAAATTGCAGATAGTTATAATAATGATCGGTTAATATTTTATAAGCTTTGCTTGACATTTCAAAATTAAAATCTCCCGTAATTATAACTGGTAGTTTTCCCGCAATTTCCCAAATTTTTTTTAGTATTAATTTGGAACTTTCTTCCCTTGCCCAGCTGCTGATATGATCAAAATGCGTATTAAATAAATAAAATACGCTTGAATCAGAATTTCTACGAAACTTTCCCCAAGTAACAATTCGTGTATTATCCGTATTCCAACTCATGCTTCCAACAATTTCCGGCGTTTCAGAAAGCCAAAATGTCGACTGATCCAAAAGTGTAAATTTGTTTTTGTTATAAATTATGCAGACAGATTCACCGCTTTCTTTTCCGTCGTCTCTTCCAACTCCGAACCAATTGTAATCGGGCAAATAAGTACACAATTGTTTTGTACTATATACATCTAATTCTTGTGTTCCAAGCAGATCAATATTATGCTTAGTTATTATTTCAGATACAGCGGGTAAGGTGGTTTTTGAGTTATAATGACTTCCGCGCTGAATGTTGAAAGTCAATATATTTAGAAAATTTTGCTCTTGTGCATTTTTGATAAAAGGGTTAAGAAAGAAAATTACAATTAGAAATTTTATAAATCCCTTCATTTCAAACTCATATTAAACATGGAGGTTCGATATCGAACCTCCTATTAATGTAAAATAACAAATAAATTATTTTATCAACATCATCTTTTTGGTAATATTAGTATTGCCAACTTCTAGAGTATAGAAATACATTCCGCTAGACAAATTTGAAGCATTGAAATTAACTTCATAAATTCCTTTTGCATAGTTACCGTCAATCAGATTCATTATTTGCTGACCCAAAACATTGTATACATTTAATTTTACATTACCTGATTTCGGCAAACTAAAATTAATTTTTGTTGTTGGATTAAATGGATTAGGATAATTTTGATAAAGCGCAATTTCATTTGGGACATTTGTATTTTGTTCTTTAACTCCAACAAGCGGACTTCCGGTTTCATAAGCACCAATATCAACGCCTTCTCCAAAATACATTTGCTTAAATCCAAATGGATCGTTCATACCCGCATCTACAGCCGGAGAATTTGATGTAATTGTAAAATCATCTTCAAATTCTGCTGTAAACAATGGATCTGCAGTACTAAAATTAGCGCCCAAAGTTGCAATAAGATCGCCGCCGCCATTTAAATATGATAATCCGTAATTTATATCGTACGAACCGGTTTTTCTGATGTCATAATCTTTTCCGGCACAGTGAGAAATAAGATTATTCAAAATATGGAAATTGGTTGTTCCAGCTGAAGATCCGCCTAACTGCATACCGTCGCTTTTCCAGCCAACAATTGTGTTATTGTAAATATAATCCGTAGAGCCGCCTTCATCTTGGTTCTCAATTCCATCGTCGCCAGATGTATCGCCTGCTCCGTAAAGCTGTTCACTTCTAACTAAATAATTATCATGAATTGTAAAAACACCGGAGCCGCCGTTTCCGATACCGCATTCGCCATGATGATTAAATACCGTATTATATCCTATATCAATTGCGTTATTTGAAATCAATCCTTTTATATCCAAACCATAACCGCTTTGAGCTTCTTCAACTAAATTATATCTAAAAATAGAATTCGGTGAATTCGCTTTTATTCCGCCTTTACATTTGTAAAGATGATTGTCTTCATAAACGCATGAATAAGCTATTGTAGAATCTAATCCAGATTCCAAAATTGGGCTTTCAAAGCCGGTAAAGTAATTACCCAAAATAAATGATTGTGCCGAGCCGACTTGAATACCTGTGCTTGCGGCAGCCATTGTACCATCTCCCGCATCACTCCAGCCGTTAAAAGCAACATTTTTGATTACAATTCCATTTGCCAAATCATTATCAATAATTTTCATTACAGGCAAATTCTTGTCGGCAGGAACAAACATTGTTGTATCTGTATCAGTCATAGTTCCAATAATTTGTACATAAGGATTACTAACTGTTAAATTCTCGCTGTAAACTCCGGGACCTAATTTAATAATTGTACCTTGAGCTGCGTTGTCCAATACGTCTTGAAGTGAGCCGCTGCCTTGTTCAAAAGTTACAATATTTAAAGGATTACATTCAATATTTCCCCAATAGTAAATATTTTCCCAAGTACCGTCAACGGAAATTTTTTCATTCGCGTTATAGAATCTTTGCGACCATGGATTTAAAACTGCATCTTTTGATTTTGGAGAATCATCTTGATTTTTATCGATGTCATTGCAATACAGCATAAAACCCATAACATAATTGCTTTGAAGTTGAACCGCGGAAGGAAGAATAATGGCAGTTTCCAGCAATGCGTGTTTCGGGAATGTTGTTTCATCAACCGTCCAAACAGCTTGATATTCTGCTCCGGGACCTTCCAAACCTGAAGCTGTATTATCCCCAATCTTGAATGCAATATTAAAAGCTGAACCTTCTGAAGATGGTTCTCCCGCAGCCTCAGTATCAAAAGGATCAATACGGATTTCCATACCGTCAACGTTATACCAATTTATACTATCGGCAGTTAAAAAATCATCGTCTTTTATATCAATTAACATATAAAATACGTTAGAACCTGAAATCCATCCAGCTTTGAATTTTGCCTGATAATCGTTTCTGTTAGGAATTGGATCAGGTAAACCATCTTCATTAAAATCTCTATCTGAATAATATAATTCTGTCCAAGGTATATTGCTCCATTCATCGCCTATACCGTCAATAGTTGGAGTTTGTGTAAGCTCAAAAGCTAACACTTTGGCATCGATATTCAGATTAGGATCAACATAGGTTTGTGCACTGAGTAAAGATGCAAATAGAATTGATAAAATGAAGTACTGTTTTGTAAGTAACTTCATAAGTCCTCCTTTTTTTGTTTAGGTTATTAATTAAAGAATTCATATTGTATAGTTAACAATTAGTATCTTATTGATGATATTTTTAATTACTTTTCATTTTTTTAATTAATCTACTTTTTTTGCATAATCAATATTGTGCTTATTTGTAAGAATCGGAAATTCAGGTACAACAGCCGGGAATGCTGAATTAGAATAACTTACCGCCATATCAGTTCGCGTGATATTTATATTATTAAAAATTTTAAAATTTATTAAAATATTATTTGAATACTTTTTTTGCAGTTCATTCACCGCAGGATTTAAATAATCGTTCATTATGTTACTAAAATTTTCATTTGTAATGGATTCAATGCCTTTCATTTTTAGTATTTTGTATTTTACACTCAGCGCAAAAAAATTATCTTTCCATATTTCATTTTCATGAATTACTTCATTTAATGTATCATAATTATTATTGTAAGCTATTTTGGTAAGTTCTTTATCGCGTATAAGATCCATTATTGCAATTTGCAGCTGATAACCAAAATCAATATTTGCAAATTTTTTTTCTCTAAATACCAATGGATGATTTTTAATTTCACTCATCAGTTTATTTACATCCCAATTTTCATTGTTATATTTCAATATAAGTTCATCATTTATTTCACTTAAATTTTTCTGAAGTTCTAAGTATTTCAGTTCTTCGTTTTTATAATTCCAAACCCCTTCCTTAAGCAAATTTTCCCTTTCTTTATTCTGATTTAAATAAATTGGCGCAACAAAATCAGTAAAAGCAAGAAATGTTTTTTCATTGAATTCAACTTTTTTATTTGCCATAATATTTAAAACATAATCATTGAACTTTTTATCAAGATCTCTTCCCTCTAAACTATTCTTTATGCTGTTTAATCTATTTTGATATTCCGAATCGGTAATAGCAGGCGAATCAGAATAACTATTAATTTTCAAAAAAATAATTTGATCTTTCGCCGCTTTGATTGGTCCAACAACTTCTCCAACAAACCTTTCCATACAAAACAATGAATCGAGTATAGTATAATTTTCAACTTTGTTCCATTGCACGTTTCTTGTAGGAATTTCTTTTAGTCCATAATTATATATTAATGTGCTGTCAAAGTGTTTTTTATTAACTATCAATTCATTTTTTAATTGATTTGCTATTAATGAATCTTTTACTGACACGTATGAAATTGAATAATCTCTTCCGGCGTATTTAAAAATATTATTGACTTTAGCCGAATCAATACTGACGTTGGATTTAACTTTATTGTTGATGAGAATCATTCTCATTAATTGTTCATTTCTGGACTTTAAGTAATTTTCAATATTAATATTTAGTTGAACTCCGCTTTTTTCTGCTTCGATTGCTAAAAGTTTTTCAGCAATTAGAGAATTAAGAATAATTTTCTTATCTAAATAAGTATCTTGTTTGCAGTATGGAGGACGAATTGTAAATTCTGCGCGTCTTATAAAATCATTCTTAGTGATTTTTTTTCCGTCAATTGCAACTAAAATACTGTCGTTGGTTCCAAACGAATATGCATTTGCATATATAAAACAAATAATGCCTATAAAGAATTTATATCTGTTCATACGTTTAAAATTCATTATTTAATTACCGCAAACTTTCCGACTTTTTCATCGCCGGTTAATTTTGATTTTACTTGATATATATAATAGCCAGGTGCTATATCTAAACCTTCTCTGGATTTTAGATCCCAGAATGCTGTACCATTTAAACTTGAGTTGGTATCCCACGATTTTATTCTTGATGATATTGAATTATTAACGTCAATTTCTTCAACTAACACGCCGCTTGTTGTAAAAATTTTAATTGTGCTTTGAGCGGGAATATTTGTAAACATTATTTGTCGCTTTTGATTTAACTGATAATTTGCAACAGCGCCTTCCAAGGAATTTGTCATCACATATGGATTTGGTACAACTTTAATTTTATTCATATCTTCTTTTACTTTGTCTGTATTTAAATCAATTTGCGGATTGATTTTAAATTCAAAGTAATCTTCATTGGTAAATGGACGTTTAAAATCGATCTGAAATAAGTCGCCAGACTTTGGAAGTGAATTATCTTTTGCGGCAATGCTAAGATCGACGCTGAAAATTGTGCCCGCCCAATATTTTTTTAATCCCACCGAAACCGAATAACCGAATAATATTTCATCATCACTCATATCAAATTTTCCATTCTGATTTTTATCGTACACGATCATGTCTAACTTTTCAGGTTCGGTTAAATTTTTATCCAATGATTTATTTAAAGCATAAAAGCTAAAATTTCTTTTGAGAAGAATTTGCGATGGACCTAGTGAGTTTCCATCGGCATCTTTAATTCTGCTAAACTCTGTTGTTTGTCCAATATATGAATTACTATCGGCGGTAAAAACTATATTATATTCCCAAGGAAAAAAAGCGGCATCTTCTTTACTCATTTTTATTCTAACAGGAGAAGTTCCTTCAATCCACCCTATTTTCTGCTGATTTGGAACTGCTGTATTAAGAAGATTTTCCATTACAATTTGAATGCCGTCAAACATTCCGGTAATTACAAAATTAGTATCCAATCGAGAATATTCATATTCGCTTCCCGAGCTAGAGATAAATTTGTCAAGTTTAATGTTTTCACCCGAATAATTTTTAGGTGACTCAGAATAAACCAAAGTAGTATCTTCGGTAATATCATAAACTCTAAAGCCGTTATTAACATAAAGCATGTCATATTGTGATCTTAGCTGCTGAGTTAATCTTAAATATGTTACGGTATCAACATCGAAATAAACTCTGTATGTATGGTTTTGTTTTACTTCATCAGGTACTATTATTTTTGGATTAATATTTCCGAAGCCCAATCTGTTGACATTTGCATTTTGTTCAATATTTGCTTCTTCGTAACCTGCGGCTAATTGATTCGGTTTTACAATCGCGACATTTTTACTTATTTCTATTACATCCTCACTTTCATCCAATCTAATTACATAACTGTTTTCTGATGGAGAAATTCCATCGCCGACATCAGGCAGACCATAATCATAAGAAACAAGCACATAATAATATGTTCTTCCGTTTTCTACATCTTCATCTACATAAAAATGCTGAATGCCTGAATCTTCTCCCAAGTAATATTGAACTCCGTTAACCGCGCCGAAATTCGCGAAACCTGTAATATTATCTATTAAGTCGCATTGAAAAATAGGTTTCTTCAATGTTGGGTTTCCGTAACCGTCGGTGATTACTTCTGCGTCAGACATTTTTTTATCTGTAGCTCTATATAATTTATATCCTTCAAAATCATTTTTGTTATTTACAAATTCATCTCTTGTCAGTTTATCAGAAGCATCATCCCAAGTTAGAATTATTTTACCGTTTGAAGGTGTAGCTTTAAGTGTCGGCATCAACGGCGCTTGAGCAAACCTGTAATCTGTTTCATATATAACTTGTACTACTTCTTTAAGTCTGAAAAGAGCTGGCGCAGAATGCTGATCATTAGATAAACCAGAAAGCGGATCATACGAATGTAATTCGGCAAAGGAAATACGTTCCGTTCTTCCTCTGTAAAGCGGAAAAATTCCGGATGCAAAAAATTCCATAAAATTTGTGGGCTGCGATTGATACTCATGGAAAAGTCCATCTGCCATATAATTAAAGAGAAGTTCATCAGTCCTTATAATTGCGTCATGTGCAATATCGGTATTATAATGGAATGACGTCAGTCCAAGCATATCTGATTCATCAATATCGGTAGTAGAAAAATTTGGTTCGCTTCCAATACCCTCGAGATAGTCGGGTTTATTGTTTCCTTCGGTTCCGTCAAGATCAGGACCATTATAATTTATGTCTAATGGACCTACGCCGTCCAAACCGACATCATCACCGGCATCTTCACCTTGTTCAATTTGCCAAGTGTTTGTTTTTTCATCATAATAAGAATACTTTCCATTTCCGTTTAAATCCGTGCCCGATCTCCAGTCTTGATCCTCATCAGCGTCCCAATGTTCTTTTAATTCTTCAGCCGTTATCTTATAATAAGTAAGGAATTTATTTAAGTCGTTGATGCCATCAGTTGCGCCAATTTTTGAAATGGCTACATTATCTCGTTTCTCATCCAATAAACCGTCATTATCGTTGTCTTTT contains the following coding sequences:
- a CDS encoding endonuclease/exonuclease/phosphatase family protein, with translation MKGFIKFLIVIFFLNPFIKNAQEQNFLNILTFNIQRGSHYNSKTTLPAVSEIITKHNIDLLGTQELDVYSTKQLCTYLPDYNWFGVGRDDGKESGESVCIIYNKNKFTLLDQSTFWLSETPEIVGSMSWNTDNTRIVTWGKFRRNSDSSVFYLFNTHFDHISSWAREESSKLILKKIWEIAGKLPVIITGDFNFEMSSKAYKILTDHYYNYLQFFDSKYISKTPNIGPGGTFNNFTNNNPTEKIDFIFTNPFWEVYTHEVITEKYDDQFISDHFPVKIQVGVKFPDRPKIPSLTAVSGNNKVTLYWDSSAENETVETFTDSTNDFQGYKLYKSKNPDMSDAVLINGNFSIPLLRKPIFECDLNDSISGYTNYGIVDGFGYYLGNNSGIRNNFEDEDVINGETYYYVLIAYDKGIPNMADGFPPMESPYYLIMDKNNVADKSLNVALGKPSDSFPNSYNYAIGNLETKLFGTGNISVNIVDPDKLQNKSYKLKFIVDTININSVMNNVYRSERDIYFVNSGLRLFNENDSIIYSEDKSKYPSQNIEFNPYLNYHYLNNIKPFVTEQINGFQIVLKNLIEFAKFDSVKSGWKIGNANINLTPSISESHFFPWNFEIRFGDKYTGITSSSKGIHDIEGNNIGIAQLLFNREYDFTVYSKEYPNEKLDIITYDIDMNGSFEIEKDKLLIGYAKTVANKTYWSGTVCDISFENSLDNLPKSGDIYEVYFNRPFSDSDEFRFTIDKSNFNLDSVNTLNSDFTIDQNFPNPFNNTTNIKYFIKENGNYKLSMFNIIGEEVAVLFDTYKNTGGYELKFDAGKLVSGIYIYVLRNKKNSVSKKMIFIK
- a CDS encoding T9SS type A sorting domain-containing protein, with amino-acid sequence MKLLTKQYFILSILFASLLSAQTYVDPNLNIDAKVLAFELTQTPTIDGIGDEWSNIPWTELYYSDRDFNEDGLPDPIPNRNDYQAKFKAGWISGSNVFYMLIDIKDDDFLTADSINWYNVDGMEIRIDPFDTEAAGEPSSEGSAFNIAFKIGDNTASGLEGPGAEYQAVWTVDETTFPKHALLETAIILPSAVQLQSNYVMGFMLYCNDIDKNQDDSPKSKDAVLNPWSQRFYNANEKISVDGTWENIYYWGNIECNPLNIVTFEQGSGSLQDVLDNAAQGTIIKLGPGVYSENLTVSNPYVQIIGTMTDTDTTMFVPADKNLPVMKIIDNDLANGIVIKNVAFNGWSDAGDGTMAAASTGIQVGSAQSFILGNYFTGFESPILESGLDSTIAYSCVYEDNHLYKCKGGIKANSPNSIFRYNLVEEAQSGYGLDIKGLISNNAIDIGYNTVFNHHGECGIGNGGSGVFTIHDNYLVRSEQLYGAGDTSGDDGIENQDEGGSTDYIYNNTIVGWKSDGMQLGGSSAGTTNFHILNNLISHCAGKDYDIRKTGSYDINYGLSYLNGGGDLIATLGANFSTADPLFTAEFEDDFTITSNSPAVDAGMNDPFGFKQMYFGEGVDIGAYETGSPLVGVKEQNTNVPNEIALYQNYPNPFNPTTKINFSLPKSGNVKLNVYNVLGQQIMNLIDGNYAKGIYEVNFNASNLSSGMYFYTLEVGNTNITKKMMLIK